In the genome of Pelobacter seleniigenes DSM 18267, one region contains:
- a CDS encoding 2TM domain-containing protein encodes MQLRKLRLKKGWSQEQLAQLSGLSVRTVQRIERGQTPSLETLKCLAAVFEIDLDELRQENTMTITQEQIETEQKAIEQVRDIKGFYSHLIKYLVVLVLLFIINFLTNPGYFWAWWVALGWGIGIISHGLNVFEVFNFFGPEWEKKQVEKKLGRKL; translated from the coding sequence ATGCAACTCAGAAAATTACGATTAAAAAAAGGCTGGTCTCAGGAACAGCTGGCCCAACTGAGTGGGCTGAGTGTCAGGACCGTTCAGCGCATCGAACGCGGGCAAACGCCCTCATTGGAAACACTGAAATGCCTGGCGGCGGTTTTTGAGATCGATCTGGACGAACTACGACAGGAGAACACTATGACAATCACTCAGGAACAGATCGAAACGGAACAGAAAGCGATTGAACAGGTTCGTGACATCAAAGGATTTTATTCACATCTGATTAAATACTTGGTCGTGCTGGTGCTGCTGTTCATCATCAATTTCCTTACCAATCCCGGTTATTTCTGGGCTTGGTGGGTAGCGTTGGGCTGGGGCATTGGTATTATTTCTCATGGCCTCAATGTCTTCGAAGTCTTCAATTTTTTCGGCCCGGAATGGGAGAAAAAACAGGTCGAAAAAAAACTCGGCCGGAAACTGTAA
- a CDS encoding ammonium transporter: MEVSLLALRHSGDVLFLLLGAVMVFAMHAGFAFLEVGSVREKNQVNAFVKILSDWSVSTVVYFLIGYPISYGINFFTSASGLLGQNQGYELVRFFFLLCFAACIPAIISGGIAERAKFWPQVCAGAIFAGISYPLFESLIWGQNSAGLQGFFKATLGAPFHDFAGSVVVHSIGGWLALPAIVVLGPRLGRYVRGRSQAIPISNIPFLALGSWILAVGWFGFNVMSAQSLEGVSGLVAVNSLMAMVGGVLFALIAGRNDPGFVHNGALAGLIAICAGSDLIHPIGAFLVGGIGSLIFVFGFKYEQEKLRIDDVLGVWPLHGVVGSWGGTAAGIFGSQALGGLGGVSFLAQLAGSLLAVVYALVTGFVVYRIIHRVSGFRLDEEKEFAGADLSIHQINAYPEENLK, encoded by the coding sequence ATGGAAGTGTCGCTTCTGGCGTTACGACACAGTGGGGACGTATTGTTCCTTTTGCTTGGTGCGGTCATGGTTTTTGCCATGCACGCGGGTTTCGCGTTTCTTGAAGTCGGTTCTGTCCGCGAAAAAAACCAGGTGAACGCATTTGTCAAAATCCTTTCTGATTGGTCTGTTTCCACGGTCGTTTATTTTCTGATCGGTTACCCCATTTCCTACGGAATCAATTTCTTCACTTCGGCAAGCGGCCTGCTTGGCCAGAATCAGGGCTATGAGTTGGTGCGGTTTTTTTTCCTGCTCTGTTTTGCCGCTTGTATTCCCGCCATTATCTCCGGCGGTATCGCCGAACGTGCCAAATTTTGGCCCCAGGTCTGTGCCGGGGCAATTTTCGCCGGAATTTCCTACCCGCTTTTTGAATCGCTGATCTGGGGACAGAACAGTGCCGGGCTGCAGGGCTTTTTCAAGGCGACGCTGGGCGCCCCTTTTCATGATTTCGCCGGTAGTGTCGTGGTCCATTCCATCGGCGGCTGGTTGGCGCTGCCGGCTATTGTCGTGCTCGGACCGCGCCTGGGGCGCTATGTGCGCGGGCGCAGCCAGGCCATCCCGATCAGTAATATCCCCTTTCTGGCCCTGGGGAGTTGGATTCTTGCGGTCGGCTGGTTTGGCTTTAATGTGATGAGTGCCCAGTCCCTGGAAGGAGTTTCCGGGCTGGTGGCGGTCAATTCGCTGATGGCCATGGTCGGCGGGGTCTTGTTTGCCCTGATCGCGGGTCGGAACGATCCGGGCTTTGTGCATAACGGTGCTTTGGCCGGCTTGATCGCCATCTGTGCCGGCTCCGACCTGATACACCCGATCGGAGCCTTCCTGGTTGGCGGTATCGGATCCCTGATCTTCGTGTTCGGTTTCAAGTATGAACAGGAAAAACTCCGCATCGATGATGTTCTGGGGGTTTGGCCGCTGCACGGAGTGGTCGGCAGCTGGGGCGGGACCGCCGCCGGTATCTTCGGATCGCAGGCCCTGGGTGGCCTGGGTGGGGTGTCCTTCCTGGCCCAGTTGGCCGGCAGCCTGCTGGCCGTCGTTTACGCATTGGTGACGGGCTTTGTGGTGTACCGGATTATTCATCGGGTCAGCGGCTTCCGGTTGGATGAGGAGAAGGAATTTGCCGGCGCTGATTTAAGCATTCATCAGATCAATGCGTATCCCGAGGAAAATCTTAAGTGA
- a CDS encoding GPMC system MBL fold metallohydrolase yields MQSQKLKITVLGTGTSTGVPVIGCNCAVCSSSHPYNQRTRCSILLSYGKYNILIDTSTDLRQQALREGMRHVDAVLYTHSHADHLHGIDDLRSFSLFSPEPIPLYGSEETLARIRRSFCYIFDPAEHSGYIPNLRLCPIAGSVTLGGLEITPLPLQHGYGVSTGYRCGPFAYLTDCNAIPQHSLELLKGLDLLILDGLRFKPHASHFNIPQAVAMAKTIGARQTLLTHLSHDVEHLRDDAELPDGINLAYDGQHLCLEVATEVAEQVEP; encoded by the coding sequence ATGCAGTCTCAAAAATTAAAAATCACCGTTCTGGGGACAGGGACCAGTACCGGAGTCCCGGTCATCGGCTGCAATTGCGCGGTCTGCTCGTCCAGCCACCCGTACAATCAGCGAACCCGCTGCAGTATTCTCCTCAGCTATGGAAAATACAACATCCTGATCGATACCTCAACCGATCTTCGCCAGCAGGCCCTGCGCGAAGGCATGCGTCATGTCGATGCGGTCCTCTACACTCACAGTCACGCCGATCATCTGCACGGAATTGACGATCTGCGCAGCTTCAGCCTGTTCTCCCCCGAACCGATCCCGCTTTACGGCAGCGAAGAAACCCTGGCCCGGATCAGACGTAGCTTCTGCTATATTTTCGACCCGGCCGAGCACAGTGGCTATATCCCCAACCTGCGGTTATGCCCGATTGCCGGCAGCGTCACCCTGGGCGGACTGGAGATAACCCCGCTCCCCCTGCAACACGGTTACGGGGTCAGTACCGGCTATCGCTGCGGGCCCTTCGCCTATCTGACCGACTGCAATGCCATCCCGCAACATTCGCTGGAACTGCTGAAAGGACTCGACCTGCTGATTCTGGACGGGCTCCGTTTCAAACCGCATGCCAGTCACTTCAACATTCCCCAGGCTGTTGCCATGGCCAAAACCATCGGTGCCCGGCAGACCCTGCTCACCCATCTCAGCCACGATGTCGAACATCTGCGCGATGATGCCGAACTGCCTGACGGGATCAATCTCGCTTACGACGGCCAGCACCTCTGTCTTGAGGTTGCCACCGAAGTCGCGGAACAGGTCGAACCATGA
- the rpmE gene encoding 50S ribosomal protein L31, which yields MKEGIHPKYEVTTVRCDCGNSFETRSTIAGEIHTEICSACHPFYTGKQKLIDTAGRIERFRKKYAQK from the coding sequence ATGAAAGAAGGCATCCATCCCAAGTATGAAGTAACGACCGTGCGTTGTGATTGCGGTAACAGCTTTGAAACCCGCTCCACCATCGCCGGCGAAATTCACACGGAGATTTGTTCCGCGTGCCACCCTTTTTATACCGGTAAGCAGAAACTGATCGATACCGCCGGCCGGATCGAGCGCTTCCGCAAAAAGTACGCCCAGAAGTAA
- the rho gene encoding transcription termination factor Rho has product MNLKELKQTKISELIALGKDLGLEEIGGMRRQDLIFNILKATAAKKKAIFGEGVLEILPDGFGFLRAPDANYLPGPDDIYISPSQIRRFALRTGDTVAGQIRPPKEGERYFALLKVSEVNFEDPAKMREKTFFDNLTPLYPEEQLVLETSPDNYSTRVMDLVAPIGKGQRGLIVAPPRTGKTVLLQNIANSISQNHPEVYLIVLLIDERPEEVTDMQRNVNGEVISSTFDEPANRHVQVAEMVIEKARRLVEHKRDVVILLDSITRLARAYNTIIPSSGKILSGGVDAHALHKPKRFFGAARNIEEGGSLTIIATALIDTGSKMDEVIFEEFKGTGNMELHLDRRLADKRAFPAMDINRSGTRKEDLLVDATQLQRTWLLRKVLSSMNTVDSMEFLLEKLTETETNQQFLDSMNQ; this is encoded by the coding sequence ATGAATCTGAAAGAATTGAAGCAGACAAAAATCTCTGAACTGATTGCTTTAGGAAAAGACCTGGGGCTGGAAGAAATCGGCGGAATGCGCCGGCAGGACCTGATTTTTAACATCCTAAAAGCAACAGCAGCCAAAAAGAAGGCTATTTTCGGAGAGGGGGTTCTCGAAATCCTGCCGGACGGGTTCGGTTTTTTACGTGCTCCGGATGCCAACTATCTGCCGGGGCCGGACGATATTTACATTTCGCCTTCGCAGATTCGCCGTTTCGCCCTGCGCACCGGTGATACGGTCGCCGGACAGATTCGTCCGCCCAAAGAGGGGGAGCGCTATTTTGCCCTGTTAAAGGTTTCCGAGGTCAACTTTGAGGACCCTGCGAAGATGCGGGAAAAGACCTTCTTCGACAACCTGACCCCGCTCTACCCTGAAGAGCAACTGGTTCTGGAAACCTCTCCTGACAACTATTCAACCCGGGTCATGGACCTGGTCGCTCCCATCGGCAAAGGGCAGCGCGGATTGATCGTGGCTCCGCCGCGAACCGGTAAAACGGTGCTGCTGCAGAATATCGCCAATTCCATTTCGCAAAATCACCCCGAGGTGTATCTGATTGTTCTGCTCATTGATGAACGCCCCGAGGAAGTGACCGATATGCAGCGCAACGTCAACGGTGAGGTTATTTCGTCAACCTTTGACGAGCCGGCCAACCGCCACGTCCAAGTCGCCGAGATGGTCATCGAGAAAGCCCGCCGGTTGGTGGAGCATAAGCGTGACGTGGTCATTCTCCTCGATTCGATCACCCGGTTGGCCCGTGCCTACAATACCATTATCCCGTCCAGCGGCAAGATCCTCTCCGGTGGTGTCGATGCTCACGCGCTGCATAAGCCGAAGCGCTTTTTCGGTGCGGCCCGGAATATCGAGGAGGGCGGCAGCCTGACCATCATTGCCACCGCCCTGATCGATACCGGCAGCAAGATGGATGAGGTTATCTTCGAAGAATTCAAGGGGACCGGTAACATGGAGCTGCATCTGGACCGCCGGTTGGCTGACAAACGGGCTTTCCCGGCCATGGATATCAACCGCTCCGGGACCCGGAAGGAAGATCTGCTGGTCGATGCGACCCAGTTGCAGAGAACCTGGCTGTTGCGCAAGGTCCTGTCGTCGATGAACACCGTCGACAGCATGGAGTTCCTGCTGGAAAAACTGACCGAGACCGAAACCAATCAGCAGTTCCTGGATTCCATGAATCAGTAG
- a CDS encoding TIGR04442 family protein yields the protein MSPELRLHGQINDSVEYYATAAGCRSAHQHFFQVAENELRFFAPGSELTLTADEVIQTGIGGTFCAYMFGVEQPLADLTKPAIHNRLILLGAGYDQDGQLTISDHPRFQQPYDEIFRQGHAVDNFFFFVDGLSGNNNIHKQQQILRKLGKPLKRLSKLNQRDDSLLAETLRTLLPEGCAVFLIRLTNSKGRHFQQEFQNVYYRSRKISASQHELLEELAENLRLDPYQQERIAIDVRYRHRDNYRIIDDYKRVLIEAYRQGRIDQAQHARLLRLKTLALRREIPLDLLDALDRKLQPESGRIAREPEYMAITRDILHDLLQEKGLHNQDMAQILFAKQKARRRHDNGFEQMLLETGQLFDEHIRDGAPLSLLEDFSSIITFFDRYDTTLTQLSRIAFMDNFHSSPDWLSSLFQNRQEFNKLDKNLFNRLFFDDIMQSRYLGRYGRRKLECLQKGLEELGAGVSSVQRLQANLKMIEHEEHLYKTMFKGVRERVRRHYYRYDTRTEQEQIFQELNDELTVRGQLEQPLSAELFQAVIFDIQKEVLYLRQLLPEVVACENLALRDDFIANSGLDYFHIEELEREYLQLNGLDQELLQQLNSR from the coding sequence ATGAGCCCTGAATTACGGCTGCACGGGCAGATCAACGACTCGGTAGAGTATTATGCGACCGCCGCCGGTTGCCGATCGGCTCACCAGCACTTCTTCCAGGTGGCCGAAAATGAGTTGCGTTTTTTCGCGCCGGGCAGCGAATTGACTCTGACCGCGGACGAAGTTATCCAGACCGGCATCGGCGGAACCTTCTGCGCATACATGTTCGGGGTGGAGCAGCCCCTTGCCGATCTGACCAAACCGGCGATTCACAACCGTCTGATCCTGCTCGGCGCCGGTTACGACCAAGACGGGCAGTTGACCATCAGCGATCACCCGCGGTTCCAGCAGCCTTACGACGAAATTTTCCGCCAGGGGCATGCGGTCGATAACTTCTTTTTCTTTGTCGACGGTCTGAGCGGCAACAATAACATCCACAAACAGCAACAGATTCTGCGCAAGCTTGGCAAACCTCTCAAACGCCTCAGCAAACTGAATCAGCGCGACGACTCCCTGCTGGCAGAAACCTTGCGCACCCTGCTGCCGGAGGGCTGCGCCGTCTTTCTGATCCGGCTGACCAATAGCAAAGGCCGCCATTTTCAGCAAGAGTTCCAGAACGTCTACTACCGCAGCCGCAAAATCAGCGCCAGCCAGCATGAGCTGCTGGAGGAGCTGGCGGAAAACCTCCGCCTGGACCCCTACCAGCAGGAACGCATCGCCATTGATGTCAGATATCGCCACCGGGACAATTATCGCATCATCGATGATTATAAAAGGGTGTTGATCGAAGCCTACCGCCAGGGCCGCATCGACCAGGCGCAGCATGCCCGTTTGCTCCGCCTCAAGACCCTGGCCCTGCGCCGGGAAATTCCTCTCGACCTGCTCGACGCCCTGGACCGCAAACTGCAACCAGAGAGTGGCCGGATTGCTCGTGAGCCGGAGTACATGGCGATCACTCGGGATATCCTTCATGATTTGCTGCAGGAAAAAGGCCTTCACAATCAGGATATGGCGCAGATCCTGTTTGCCAAACAGAAAGCACGCCGCCGCCACGACAATGGCTTTGAACAGATGTTGCTGGAAACCGGACAGTTGTTTGACGAGCATATTCGAGATGGGGCGCCACTCTCTTTGCTGGAAGATTTTTCCAGCATTATTACCTTTTTTGACCGTTACGACACCACCCTGACCCAGCTCAGCCGGATCGCTTTTATGGACAATTTCCATTCCAGCCCGGACTGGCTCAGCAGTCTGTTCCAGAATCGACAGGAATTCAACAAACTGGACAAGAACCTGTTCAACCGGTTGTTTTTTGACGACATCATGCAAAGCCGCTACCTTGGCCGTTACGGCCGCCGCAAGCTTGAGTGTCTGCAAAAAGGGCTGGAAGAACTCGGCGCCGGAGTGTCGTCCGTGCAACGCCTGCAGGCCAACCTGAAAATGATCGAGCATGAGGAGCATCTCTACAAAACCATGTTCAAGGGGGTCCGCGAACGGGTCCGCCGGCATTATTACCGCTACGACACCAGAACCGAGCAGGAACAGATTTTCCAGGAACTCAACGATGAACTGACTGTCCGTGGCCAGCTTGAGCAGCCACTCAGCGCGGAACTGTTTCAGGCAGTCATTTTCGATATTCAGAAAGAGGTCCTCTACCTGCGGCAACTGTTGCCGGAGGTTGTAGCCTGCGAAAATCTGGCCCTGCGCGACGACTTTATCGCCAATAGCGGCCTGGACTATTTCCATATCGAAGAACTGGAGCGGGAATACCTCCAATTGAACGGCCTTGACCAGGAGCTTTTACAGCAGCTCAATTCCAGATAA
- the gluQRS gene encoding tRNA glutamyl-Q(34) synthetase GluQRS: MAYSQLGIDSGVGPQHDSRVERMVAAQMDDIQENHKIVGRFAPSPTGPLHFGSLVAALGSYLAARSCGGEWLVRIEDLDPPRVVPGSAAALLELLETLGFEWDGAVVQQSTRLERYRDVLNELQGAGLLYDCTCSRREVLASAPHVGEDGPVYPGTCRHGAKGSRAEKAVRLRVPDQTVKYCDGVYGWQGQNLERQVGDFVLYRADGQFAYQLAVVVDDIDSGVTQVVRGADLLSSTPRQIYLYRCLRAALPDYYHLPLALGEDGEKLSKRHGRAGLVNAANGATMLWQALDFLGQQPPVELQAGTAQDLLSWGRKHFSPARIPTVSRRVVFS; this comes from the coding sequence TTGGCGTATTCACAGCTGGGTATTGACAGCGGCGTTGGGCCACAGCATGATTCCCGGGTCGAAAGGATGGTTGCCGCACAGATGGATGATATTCAGGAAAATCACAAGATTGTAGGTCGGTTTGCACCCAGTCCGACCGGACCGTTGCATTTCGGCTCGCTGGTCGCGGCGCTGGGAAGTTATCTTGCGGCCCGATCCTGCGGCGGCGAATGGCTGGTCAGAATAGAGGATCTCGATCCGCCCCGGGTGGTTCCCGGCTCTGCGGCCGCGTTGTTGGAACTGCTGGAAACCCTCGGTTTTGAATGGGATGGGGCGGTTGTTCAGCAGAGTACCCGACTGGAGCGTTATCGGGACGTGCTCAATGAATTGCAGGGCGCCGGGCTGCTCTACGATTGCACCTGCTCGCGGCGGGAGGTCCTGGCCAGCGCGCCTCATGTTGGCGAGGATGGGCCGGTTTATCCCGGAACCTGCCGCCATGGGGCCAAGGGGAGTCGTGCTGAGAAGGCGGTCAGGCTGCGGGTCCCGGATCAGACCGTGAAGTATTGCGACGGGGTCTATGGCTGGCAGGGGCAGAATCTGGAGAGGCAGGTCGGAGATTTTGTCCTCTACCGGGCTGACGGTCAATTTGCCTACCAGCTGGCCGTGGTTGTGGATGATATCGACTCCGGGGTCACCCAGGTGGTGCGCGGGGCCGATCTGCTCTCTTCAACGCCCCGCCAGATTTACCTGTATCGCTGTCTGCGGGCAGCTCTGCCGGATTATTATCATTTGCCCCTGGCGCTGGGGGAGGATGGCGAAAAGCTGAGCAAGCGCCATGGCCGGGCCGGGCTGGTCAATGCTGCAAACGGCGCGACCATGCTATGGCAGGCTCTTGATTTTCTCGGTCAGCAACCACCGGTTGAGTTGCAAGCCGGGACTGCGCAGGATCTCTTAAGCTGGGGGCGAAAACATTTTTCACCGGCGCGGATTCCAACGGTGAGCCGCCGAGTGGTTTTTTCTTGA
- the fusA gene encoding elongation factor G — protein MTHPELGKIRNFGIISHIDAGKTTVSERILFYTGAIHKMGEVHDGLAVMDWMEQEQQRGITITATATTCSWLGHTFNLIDTPGHIDFTIEVERSLRALDGAVAIFSAVEGVQPQSESVWRQAARYQVPRICLINKMDRIGADYQQVLTDISEKLQATPVLLQLPVGSEENFRGVIDLVNEQTITFSADDQGKTVSTDRIPAELQEQVAAAREKLLEAAADFDDSILNDILEGNAIDSQRLLAALRNGVIRGEIFPVLLGSALRNKGIQPLLDMICALLPSPLDTPPAPAVRLDTREKVALPTDPDRSLCALAFKVIADEGRKLTYLRIYSGRLKPGENVYNSRTEGVEKVARLFRMHAHKRERIDLAEAGDIVAATGLKNVLTGDTISAAAEPLQLRGLEYPEPVVSLAVEAKTVEDRDKLPLALEKLQWEDPTFRVKEDPETGQTLLTGMGELHLEVIVQRLHTDFGVAVVTGRPQVVYRETILTAARQKEIFERDIDGKLHYGAVTLEVTPTARKSGLDIVVAEERLAPWPPLLADLIRQKLAAACQSGPAAGYPLTDLRLTIIELPYESNKTTDLGIFAAISRAVPQALSKGKPTLLEPVMALELVAPSDYTGRVMSSLNQKRGQVEGIVSRPGQDVIRATVPLLEMFGYMTELRSATKGQGSFTMEFSHFAQAPPETLKTFGLPR, from the coding sequence ATGACACACCCAGAACTCGGCAAAATCCGCAATTTCGGCATTATCTCACATATCGATGCCGGGAAAACGACGGTTTCCGAACGGATACTGTTCTATACCGGAGCAATCCATAAAATGGGCGAGGTCCATGACGGTCTGGCGGTGATGGACTGGATGGAGCAGGAGCAGCAACGCGGCATCACCATTACCGCGACAGCCACCACCTGCAGTTGGCTGGGACATACCTTCAATCTCATCGACACCCCCGGCCATATCGATTTTACCATCGAAGTGGAACGTTCCCTGCGAGCGCTCGACGGCGCGGTCGCTATTTTCAGTGCGGTCGAAGGGGTGCAGCCGCAAAGCGAATCGGTCTGGCGCCAAGCAGCCCGTTATCAGGTCCCACGGATCTGCCTGATCAACAAAATGGACCGTATTGGTGCGGATTACCAGCAGGTCCTGACCGACATCAGCGAAAAGCTGCAAGCCACGCCGGTGCTGCTGCAGTTGCCAGTGGGCAGTGAAGAAAATTTCCGCGGCGTCATCGACCTGGTCAATGAACAGACCATCACTTTCAGTGCCGACGATCAGGGAAAAACGGTCAGCACCGACCGGATCCCGGCGGAACTGCAGGAGCAGGTCGCCGCAGCGCGCGAGAAACTGCTAGAGGCCGCCGCCGATTTCGATGACAGCATTCTCAACGATATCCTGGAGGGAAATGCCATTGACTCGCAGCGGCTGCTGGCCGCGCTACGCAATGGGGTTATCCGCGGTGAGATCTTCCCGGTCCTGCTCGGCTCGGCCCTGCGCAACAAAGGCATTCAGCCGCTTCTCGATATGATCTGCGCCCTGCTCCCCTCCCCCCTGGATACGCCTCCGGCCCCGGCAGTGCGTCTCGACACGCGGGAAAAAGTCGCGCTGCCCACCGATCCGGACCGCAGTCTCTGCGCCCTGGCCTTTAAAGTCATCGCTGACGAGGGGCGAAAGCTGACCTATCTGCGCATTTATTCGGGCCGACTCAAACCTGGTGAGAACGTCTACAACAGCAGGACCGAAGGGGTCGAAAAAGTCGCCCGGCTGTTCCGCATGCATGCCCACAAGCGGGAAAGAATCGACCTGGCTGAAGCCGGCGACATTGTCGCGGCGACCGGCCTCAAAAATGTCCTTACCGGAGACACCATCAGCGCCGCCGCCGAGCCGCTGCAGCTGCGCGGCTTGGAATACCCGGAGCCGGTAGTGTCCCTGGCTGTGGAAGCGAAGACCGTCGAGGATCGGGACAAACTGCCCCTGGCCCTGGAAAAGCTGCAATGGGAAGACCCCACCTTTCGCGTCAAGGAAGATCCGGAAACCGGCCAGACCTTACTGACCGGAATGGGCGAGCTGCACCTGGAAGTCATTGTACAGCGGTTGCATACCGATTTTGGCGTTGCGGTGGTGACCGGTCGGCCACAGGTCGTTTATCGAGAAACCATCCTCACCGCCGCCCGCCAGAAAGAAATCTTCGAACGCGACATCGACGGCAAATTGCATTACGGTGCCGTCACCCTCGAAGTCACGCCAACAGCCCGCAAAAGCGGTCTGGACATTGTGGTGGCGGAGGAACGCCTCGCGCCCTGGCCACCGCTGCTGGCGGATCTGATCCGCCAAAAACTGGCCGCAGCCTGTCAGTCCGGTCCGGCCGCGGGCTATCCGCTGACCGACCTGCGACTGACGATTATCGAGCTACCGTATGAAAGTAACAAGACCACCGATCTGGGGATTTTCGCGGCCATCAGCCGAGCGGTTCCCCAAGCCTTGAGCAAGGGAAAACCAACCCTGCTCGAGCCGGTCATGGCCCTTGAGCTGGTCGCCCCTTCCGATTATACCGGCCGGGTCATGAGCAGCCTTAATCAGAAACGGGGGCAGGTGGAAGGAATTGTCTCGCGCCCCGGCCAAGATGTGATCCGGGCCACAGTGCCGTTGCTGGAGATGTTCGGCTATATGACCGAACTGCGCAGTGCAACCAAAGGACAAGGCAGCTTCACCATGGAATTTTCCCACTTTGCCCAGGCGCCCCCGGAAACGTTGAAGACCTTCGGCCTGCCACGATGA
- the metX gene encoding homoserine O-acetyltransferase MetX: MENSVGLVKTEYAEFDTELQLESGRLLGPLTLAYETYGVLNPDKSNVILATHAWTGDAHAAGFHTQDERKPGWWDNMIGPGKVLDTNRFFVICSNTIGSCKGSTGPTSTNPRTGRPYRLSFPVIMVRDMVRAQKLLLDRLGITSLLAVVGGSMGAMQALEWGINFPEMVRAIVPIAGTGRTSPMAIALNALARQAIYNDPLWKKGNYQPEHPPADGLSLARAVGHISFLSDASMLLKFGRRFSVRDGMFDFFGKFEIERYLDYNGGNFIDRFDTNAFLYLAKALDLYDVSWNFDSLTEALGRLSCPSLWFAFTSDWLYPPRQTEELVHELERLNKPVEYHLIESDYGHDSFLVEPEKFIPYLKKFLDKLAPA; this comes from the coding sequence TTGGAAAACAGTGTTGGACTGGTAAAAACCGAATACGCAGAGTTTGACACTGAGCTGCAGCTGGAAAGCGGCCGTCTGCTCGGCCCCTTGACCCTGGCCTACGAGACCTACGGGGTTCTGAACCCGGATAAATCGAATGTTATCCTGGCGACCCACGCCTGGACCGGTGACGCCCATGCGGCTGGCTTCCACACTCAGGACGAACGCAAGCCCGGCTGGTGGGACAACATGATCGGCCCCGGCAAAGTCCTCGACACCAACCGCTTCTTTGTCATCTGCAGTAACACCATCGGCTCCTGCAAGGGATCGACCGGGCCGACCAGCACCAATCCGCGCACCGGGCGTCCCTATCGCCTCAGTTTTCCGGTGATCATGGTTCGTGACATGGTCAGGGCGCAGAAACTGCTGCTTGATCGGCTGGGCATCACCTCGCTGCTGGCCGTGGTCGGGGGTTCCATGGGCGCCATGCAAGCGCTGGAATGGGGAATCAATTTCCCCGAGATGGTCCGTGCCATCGTGCCCATTGCCGGGACCGGCCGGACCTCGCCCATGGCCATTGCCTTGAATGCCCTTGCCCGCCAGGCAATTTATAACGATCCGCTCTGGAAAAAGGGGAACTATCAACCCGAACACCCCCCTGCGGACGGCCTGTCCCTGGCCAGGGCAGTCGGCCACATCTCCTTTTTGTCCGACGCTTCCATGCTGCTGAAATTCGGCCGGCGCTTTTCCGTTCGCGACGGAATGTTCGATTTTTTCGGGAAATTCGAGATTGAACGCTATCTGGACTACAACGGCGGGAATTTCATCGATCGGTTTGACACCAACGCTTTTCTCTATCTGGCCAAAGCCCTTGATTTATACGATGTGTCCTGGAATTTCGACTCCCTGACCGAAGCCCTGGGCCGGCTGAGCTGCCCCTCCCTCTGGTTCGCGTTCACCTCGGACTGGCTTTATCCCCCCCGCCAGACCGAAGAACTGGTCCATGAACTCGAACGACTCAACAAGCCGGTCGAATACCACCTGATCGAGTCAGACTATGGTCACGATTCGTTTCTGGTGGAACCGGAGAAGTTCATCCCCTATCTCAAAAAATTTCTCGATAAACTGGCCCCGGCCTGA
- a CDS encoding RrF2 family transcriptional regulator, with protein sequence MVITRATEYAVRTVIYLAQQPKDEIVLKKDICRTQDVTPAFLTKILQPLIKAGIVSSQRGVGGGFLLARGPEEITMLDVLQAEEGQLKLNHCLLDSESCARDIFCSAHDVWTEAQTEMAKVLKRYTVADLVRQQQVKLEKARQQAG encoded by the coding sequence GTGGTTATTACACGTGCAACTGAATATGCTGTCAGAACTGTCATCTATCTGGCGCAACAGCCGAAAGATGAAATTGTCCTTAAAAAGGATATCTGCCGCACCCAGGACGTCACCCCGGCGTTTCTAACCAAAATCCTCCAGCCACTGATCAAAGCCGGGATTGTCAGTTCTCAACGTGGCGTTGGCGGAGGTTTCCTCCTGGCCAGGGGGCCGGAAGAGATCACCATGTTGGATGTCCTTCAGGCAGAAGAAGGACAGCTGAAACTCAATCACTGCCTGCTTGATTCCGAAAGCTGTGCACGCGACATTTTTTGTTCGGCCCATGACGTCTGGACCGAAGCGCAGACCGAAATGGCCAAAGTGCTGAAACGCTATACCGTTGCCGACCTGGTCAGGCAACAGCAGGTCAAGCTGGAGAAAGCCAGACAGCAGGCCGGCTGA